One window of the Amia ocellicauda isolate fAmiCal2 chromosome 18, fAmiCal2.hap1, whole genome shotgun sequence genome contains the following:
- the dffa gene encoding DNA fragmentation factor subunit alpha, with amino-acid sequence MTELKPCKVCNYSRKQSHGLAVKSLGELKIKGSEALGFTPGSAVSVRLEDDGTIVEDETYFLCLPANTKFMLLQDKEKWAPLTKFDGGTAWMSVDIDADIEGDVLDSGQPAAECWQDLARKLKQDLSSLILMSEADLQSLVKVPSAELAAELGYQESKMKTLQDRLQNVLDRREEDRQFKELLQLFLKAEHSESTRDPGQEDVPDGTELMVVDAPKTVSKFSARTLMVLKGKTSPETRLSTSELQEVIREGSEQMSVVLGWDAVKTDNLLQACEEELKKRLEQVTAMQSLHSLSKHNMAKDNNGATPAKRPK; translated from the exons ATGACAGAACTGAAGCCCTGTAAAGTGTGTAACTATTCGCGCAAGCAATCGCACGGATTGGCGGTGAAGTCTTTGGGTGAACTGAAAATAAAAG GGTCTGAGGCCTTGGGGTTTACACCTGGAAGTGCTGTCTCGGTGCGCCTTGAGGATGATGGGACCATAGTTGAAGATGAAACCTATTTCCTGTGTTTGCCTGCAAACACCAAATTTATGCTTTTGCAAGACAAGGAGAAGTGGGCCCCGTTAACTAAAT TTGATGGGGGAACAGCCTGGATGAGCGTTGATATCGATGCAGATATAGAGGGAGACGTGTTGGACAGTGGTCAACCAGCCGCTGAGTGCTGGCAGGACCTGGCCAGGAAGCTGAAACAGGACCTGTCCAGCCTCATACTGATGTCAGAGGCAGACCTCCAG AGCCTGGTGAAGGTGCCCAGTGCAGAGCTGGCGGCAGAGCTGGGCTATCAGGAGAGCAAAATGAAAACTCTGCAGGACAGGCTGCAGAACGTGCTGGACCGCCGAGAAGAGGACCGCCAGTTCAAAGAGCTGCTGCAGCTGTTCCTCAAGGCAGAGCACAGTGAGAGCACCAGGGATCCCGGACAAGAAG ATGTTCCAGATGGGACTGAGCTGATGGTGGTGGATGCCCCGAAGACAGTCTCCAAATTCAGTGCACGGACGCTTATGGTATTAAAAGGGAAAACCAGCCCGGAGACCCGGCTGTCAACCagcgagctgcag GAGGTGATCAGGGAGGGGTCAGAGCAGATGTCCGTGGTCTTGGGGTGGGATGCCGTGAAAACGGACAACTTGCTGCAGGCCTGTGAGGAAGAACTGAAGAAACGTTTAGAGCAAGTCACCGCCATGCAATCCCTCCACTCCCTCTCCAAACACAACATGGCCAAGGACAACAATGGAGCAACGCCGGCCAAGCGCCCAAAGTAG